The Entelurus aequoreus isolate RoL-2023_Sb linkage group LG11, RoL_Eaeq_v1.1, whole genome shotgun sequence genome includes the window gaCACTAAATTATCTTTTCTTGAATTATTAGCTGTAGTATATAAtgcggagtcataccaaagactttacaaatgggagccattacctccctgcttggcactcagcatcaagggttggaattgggggttaaatcaccaaaatgattcccgagcgcggccaatgctgctgctcactgctgctgctcactgctcccctcacctcccagggggtgtaacaaggggatgggtcaaatgcagagggtaatttcaccacacctggtgtgtgtgactatcagtggtactttaactttaactttaatgataTCCCGATATcatagccagatgaggtggttcgggtatctggtcaggatgccacccaaacgcctctttagggaggtgtttagggcacgtccgaccggtaggaggccacagggaagacctaggacacgttgggtagactctgtctcccggctggcctgggaacgcctcgggatcccccgggaagagctggacgaggtggctggggagagaaaagtctgggcttccctgcttaggctgctgcccccgcgaccggacctcggataggcggaagaagatggatggatggatggatatcccgattgtagctgagataggctaccccccgcaaccccgaaagggataagaggtacaaaatggatggatggctggatggataaaaaatatttaattattataatatttagtatagggcagcacggtggaagaggggttagtgcatctgcctcacaatacgaaggtcctgagtagtcgtaagttcaatcccggcctcgggatctttctgtgtggagtttgcatgttctccccgtgactgcgtgggttccctccgggtactccggcttcctcccacctccaaagacatgcacctggggataggttgattggcaacactaaattggccctagtgtgtgaatgtgagtgtgaatgttgtctgtctatctgtgttggccctgcgatgaggtggcgacttgtccagggtgtaccccgccttccgcccgattgcagctgagataggctccagcgccccccgcgaccccgaagggaataagcggtagaaaatggatggatggaatatttagTATAACACAGAGTCACCTAAAAACTCTTAATGGCGCAAgcaaatacaataaaatgtaagaGTTTTTGAATTGAGCTGCTGAATTAAGTTTTCAAAGATATACTATGCgcctgtgtgtgtacagtattgtGCATAAATACAcacgcaataaaaaaaaaagtcacactgTCAAAaccatacttttatttttacaacttTAAAGCTATTTCCGGTTTAACCGCGGCTTAACACCGCCGACCTGACACAGTCAGGTGTCCGGACTGCGTGTGCACCTTTCCTATCGCACTGCTTACACTCACCTAGTGCACTAAGGACTTGACTACTGGTgacaattgtttgttttttttgtttatatttgatttttttttttttttttttttaagatggaGCCTTCTGACTTCGAAGCCATGAACTTCACGGTGAAGCCCACAGAGAGCGCGTACCCCTTATGTGAGAAATGGCAAGACGGCTCCGAGGGCTCCGTGTTCCACCTCGCTAACATCTTCCTATTTTTCGGCTTCATGGGAGGGAGCGGCTTTTATGGACATTTATATTTCTTCACCTTCCTGACGTTGGGCTTCTTCTGCACTTCTCTGTGGGCTTGGGCGGACACATGCACGCCGGACGCCTTCCTGTGGTGTTTGGCGCTCTTCGCGGTGTCTTTGGGCCAGCTTGTCCACGTCGCCTACAGACTCAAGAACGTCTCCTTCAAAAGGGACTTCCAGGACCTTTACAACTGCCTCTTTAAGAAGCTGGGAGTGTCACTCACACAATACGGGAAGATAGTTAACTGCTGCGAGGGAGACGTCCACACCATAGAGAAGGACCACTGCTTCGCCGTCGAGGGGAAGACCACCATTGATAAGTTGTCGTTGCTCCTTTCTGGCAGGTGACTACTTCAATCATGTCAACATCGGCCTTTCTTTGACACTAGAAGTGGGTGTGGTTgttgtttgtgcagccctttgagatattcgtaattaagggctatataagcaaACTTtgaatggtagaaaatggatggatggatgggcttcactacacaccgtagctcactggcgtcaaaatgtaaacaaacgccattggtggatctacacctgacatccactgtaatgataccaagtacaggagtgtatctagtccggTGGTCTCAAATTCACGGAATgcgggccatttgcagcccacaggcCAATATCTTGTGGGCCTTCATAGTAAAAAGGTTACTATTTGCACACCCTGTAATAGTTAAATATATTTAGGCAAACTTGAATAccactacaccaggggtgggcaattaatttttaccgggggccgcatgagcaacccgagcactgctggagggccacatcgacaatatttcaattcaattttgctcaatattatttttgatatataccgtaagataaataataataataattcataataatagtaatacttcaacatagtgtgtgtaacagcattccatgactaatataaataaattaacattaataataaatgacagtaaaataagcacacgtatgactgaggagtcatagtgtaactttgtgtggtgtttgagttgtccgactttttgtgtggccataaacgcaccagtggtttagtgctatgcgtgttggtgacagatgacaagttggttttggcctggtttgtacggcagaaaatgactagtttttcgagatagaagtgttttacttatgtttttggtgtggttctggccgaatataaacagttttgctcaataaagtgatcgatataattcctggcctcgaagcatctcgatagacgttacaataattgaacggtgttcaattgaacggtgttgacgaacaccgttagggccgcttgttgtcactgtcactcaaagttgcattgcaaaattacatagaataaatatgtttattttgtttagaattcagatgggatttgatttggtgcgcggcatatatttgctgcgcgcagcagacgctagcagtgcgcaattgcgcaggcacgcaccttagagggaacgttgcatggcagtccatgtcttgttggaaacacgccattcttcatcaacttttctctttttagcgtctcgggtgtaaaccgtgcattacTTGTCGCtgaatgtgcaccttcactcgcaggttacacacggacacacgcccataaataatacttttcaaaataaaagcagcacagttgtattgcgcgcacgacatagatgttttttcaactttattttgtaattaatgattgcagctgttcacattcactcacaatcacgcacacgcatacgtccacacggaagtaatacaaataacgattttcaaaacaaaagcagcaccgttgtattgcacactcgacatagatactttttaaaatgtattttgtaatttataattggcctcacgcgggccggacagggacgcacaaagggccggatgcggcccgcgggccgcagaatgcccaggtctgcactacacTCTAATTACCATAAcggtaaaaacacaaaaattacaaTGAAAAAACACACATTGGGCAACACCAAGAACATCTTCCTATAAAAAAGCGGAAGTGTCTCTCTCCATCTCATGGAGAACTAAAcggtttcaaaatgtatttattttttacatttaattttacattGATAATGATTTCctctagctcagtggttcttaaccttgttggaggtactgaaccccaccagtttagtgaaaaattaagttttttgttttcaaattcaagacaaagttatatgtttttggtaacactttagtatggggaacatattctaagtaacaaagacttaatttagagttatttggttagggttagggttataataaggccatgccgtttaaggtattaataagtacttaataatgactagttaagagccaatatgttactaatttgcatgttaataagcaactaattaatggtgaatatgttccccatactaaagtgttaccatgtttttttactggtgcacaaaatgaaccgtgcatgaacatcaccttgttccaagaacaaaaccaacacagtgcataaactcacaacaaattacacacctgcaaaccagtctgacttctgctgttgccgtatccgtaatacgccgatagaaagaagtttttatttacacgatgagtcgggtgtgtcttgacctccgcggcggaggctccgtcaaacccctgaggccgactcaccgaacccctagggttcgatcgaacccaggttaagaaccactgctctagctgCTGGTAGAGATAATTAACAACTTTAGTCACGTGGTTAAAACGGGATTCTGAAGTGAATACTTTGTGTGGCTTgtaggtaaattgagtttgagacccctgatctagtggatactactatgattattttttgacatcacatcttctttccatccattttctaccgcttatccgaggtcgggtcgcgggggcagcagcctaagcagggaagcccagacttccctctccccagccacttcgtccagcttttcccgggggatcccgaggagttcccaggccagccgggagacatagtcttcccaacgtgtcctgggtcttccccgtggcctcctaccggtcggacgtgccctaaacacctccctagggaggcgttcgggtggcatcctgaccagatgcccgaaccacctcatctggctcctctcgatgtggaggagcagcggctttactttgagctccccccggatggcagagcttctcaccctatctctaagggagagccccgccacccggcggaggaaactcatttcggccgcttgtacccgtgatcttgtcctttcggtcataacccaaagctcatattatgtttataaactcaggaaacatgtccctggacacatgacgactttaaatatgaccaatgtgtgatcctaTTAAGACTTTGTATCGGAttcatacccaaatttgtggtatcatccaaaactaatgtaaagcagaagaataaataattattacattttaacagaagtgtagatagaacatattaatagagaaagtaagcagatattaacaagtagattaataattaattttctaccacttgtccttaataatgttgacaaaataacagaatgataaatgacacaatatgttactgcatacgtcagcagactaaaataggagtctttgtttgttgacttactactaaaagacaagttgtcttgtatgttcactattttatttaaggacaaacttgcaataataaacatatgtttaatgtaccctaagatttgttgttaaaataaagccaataatgtaattttttgtggtcccctttatttagaacagtatcgaaaagtactgaaaacgttttggtaccggtaccaaaatattggtatcgggacaacactactagttactatggtaatctaagtcacagcagctcagacgagggggtggggagcgtttccacagagtgtttccagagcggccagcctgaaatgcgggtgtcagggacagatgctgaaggagatttttacagcaaagtttgaaagcttagtgatatatcagattgcagGTAGAATTGCCAAATGGGATATGTTTTCTAAATTCTTTGCAGGCATGTTATATAATTTTACATAATATTTTCAGTGAAAACAATGTTAGTAAATGatctactaaaaaaaaaacgtaaacatTATGTGGTACATGgcacatgtaagtgtcaaaaagacagccaaaataggttggtagatgagaatacatCTCGGGCAGGGGTGCCCACAATTTTTTTGCAGACGAGCTacatttcaattgaccaagtcgaggagatctacctcattcatatatataatttatatttatttatttataaaaaatacgtttttgttaacaagttaaaggtgtttaatgataatacaagcatgtttaacatatatagattcctttctttcatgcagAGCGGAATATAAGTtgatgtattacctgattctgatgacttgcattgattggaatcagacagtagtgatgataatgtcCGCATTTttgaatggaggagaaaaaaagtcctcctttctgtccaataccacatgaaagtggttggtttttgacatcttatttgtccagctcccatactcgtttttatacactttacaagaaatacattggcggcaaactccgtagcttgctagcttgtgcacgccagctttctgagactcttattatGTTAGCgcgggcaggatgaagcagcgcttttattgtgaagacaggaactttttgacggcaggtacggcatgggagtctgttgaaataacaagtgtttctcgccttcctgtcggtcattttttcttaataatgatctcgcAGCAGCCAGTGTCGCGCAgcactccttcattccgcactccatccagctgtataatcactcgccatacagcaatagattatatctgtctattacctgacaccttctatgttagctacctctctttgtttatattttctgctggatctactctctattttatgctgcagctgttacatatagtgtaatattgtacatggtgattgttatatattgtatatatgatataaaaatataatataatatatcagtatatatcatatactgtacatatattatgtaaatattacatatgtcatattttatattgctaccacggtacatttttagtctattttatacctgcattgtcctttccatcgtttgtaactgagctactgtgtagaacaatttcccttgtggatcattaaagtttgcctaagtctaagtttaagtcaactcgcaagaccctcgggtgccgtgaatgtcaatcaagtgacaaaagtgacgtcttggtaaagattgatcgctaatttttaggtcaatttttttaatgcctgaatGGCGGTCGACTGACACACACTCCGCGATTGACGTAATGGGCATCCATGATTTAAATAAAGTGTAGTGTAGAAATGCACGCAATTGCAGGAAGTATAAttttgattttcaaaattttctttcaGGGTTTGCATGGCAAatgttcctgtttttttttctcaaagggtgctcacattcGTGTAAATCGCACAACCCTATTTTCCACCACACCTTGTCCtcaattgaattaaattaaaacgGCAGTTAGTTTTGATTGTATTGTTGCAACATTGACACAACaactgtccatttttttttttgtcttacagaATCAGAGTGACAGTTCAGGGCGAGTTTCTACACTACATCTACCCCTTTCAGTTTTTGGATTCACCAGAATGGGACTCACTCAAACCATCAGAGGAGGGTGTATTCCAGGTCAAAGCACAATGTTTCCGTCCCCATGTTTGACAATAGGAGAATTAGCTCTCACCTTTCTAACACGTTTAGAGTTTACAGTCATTCATCATGTGTCTTTCTCTCTGTAGGTCACTCTGTCAGCCGACAACCCGTGTACATATGTGGCATGGAGAAGGAAGAAACTCTATCTTCTCTTTGCCAAACACCGCTACATAGCCAGGATCTTCGCCCTGGTTGTGCGGAATGACATCGCAGACAAGCTGTACTCCCTTAACGACAAGGCATTCGACTGCGCCGGGCACCGCTACGATCTCCGCTTACCAAGTTACTGTCACATGCCAGAGACCGAATTAGAAACGGCAGATGTCGTCCCGAAAGTCCCAGCGCAGGAATGACTGTATGACCACACGAACACTGCTGCAGGCGTGACACACTTTCACCCACTCAGTGAGCATAGGAAGAGgtaacgtttaatatgttttgtcTGTTcagactattttttttaaatgtttttttatactcCCTCGCCATTTTTCctcaatgtaaacatttttaaatatatattaacaaTGATTCCACTCACTTTAGTGAACATATACAACTCTTTAAAGCAGGGTTTATTCAAAAGAGATAAGCCTACTTTCAAAATCAACAATAACAGGTTAACAAGGTACTTTTAGGTCTTAATCAAAACACAGTTTTATACAAGACTTATAATATAAGTAAGGGGTCTCCGCTCCatctctccatcagtttggggcTCCTTGGCCTTGAAAACATTGAAGAGCCCTGGTTTAGTTAATTTCAAATAGCTTGACAGTGTTGTAGTAAGCATCAAACGTCACCACACTCGCACAattcaacataccgtattttccggaccatagagtgcaccggattataaggcgcactgccgatgaatggtctattttcgatcttttgtcttatataaggcgcaccggattatagggcgcattaaaggagtcatattattattatttttttctaacttgaaaacacttccttgtggtctacataacatgtaatggtggt containing:
- the popdc3 gene encoding popeye domain-containing protein 3 — its product is MEPSDFEAMNFTVKPTESAYPLCEKWQDGSEGSVFHLANIFLFFGFMGGSGFYGHLYFFTFLTLGFFCTSLWAWADTCTPDAFLWCLALFAVSLGQLVHVAYRLKNVSFKRDFQDLYNCLFKKLGVSLTQYGKIVNCCEGDVHTIEKDHCFAVEGKTTIDKLSLLLSGRIRVTVQGEFLHYIYPFQFLDSPEWDSLKPSEEGVFQVTLSADNPCTYVAWRRKKLYLLFAKHRYIARIFALVVRNDIADKLYSLNDKAFDCAGHRYDLRLPSYCHMPETELETADVVPKVPAQE